The nucleotide sequence CAGCAGAGCCTTTAAAATAAGAATATGCAGCTGGAAATGAGCCAAACAGGTCTTTAAACATCTGTGTGCAGGTACAGGCTGACCGCCAAGAGGCGGCCTTTCAGACTTTAACAACATGTGACCAGTACACACACGTGCAGGTGCCCTACCTTCATCCCGTAAGGTAAACCGTCCCATCTGAGGGAAGTCTTTAAATGTCTCGAGGCAAATGGTCCCTGCCGTGCGCAGGCGGGCGATGCAGACCTGGTCCTGTTTGACAAATCGTGGTCGTGTCTTGCTCTTCTCTCCTGTTTTCTTGTCTACCAGACAGATTAAGGCCTGCAGCCAAACAACAGAATAATCTAAGACAACTTTCAGCACATGTTGCTTTTTATTAATCTCAAAATACAGCCAGATAAAAATGTATGGTATCGCAAAACCCcttatttcattatattttgaaTGGAAAATAGGTGGAGCAATGTTTGGGCAAACACACggtatatgaggcaaaaactgtaaaactgaaGCCATTGCCAATCGGACACTTTCTAGATGGTACTGCATGATGGATCAAAtcctgatggtacttttctgtgttcataattttttgacaagatctccaacaccattGGTTGATGTACAGCCTCCAccctgttttacagatggctgcagacactcagtgTTGGACCtctctgacctcctctgtacatgctGACGACAGTTTAAACCAAAGCTTTCAAATTTGGGTTCATCACCTTTTAGGCCTGATGCTTctcttgtcctccacttgtccctAAAACAGTGCCAAGAGACGCCAAgctttcagctaacagctctctGGGAATcgccttgttggtgcaaaaaaactttatgcctgtcaaactgttacggttggcatttttcatagattcaaataaagaaatggaaacaaatgatgGGCTTCTGTGATGGGCTAGCAGTGGCTCATTCCTAGTATTCAGTGTCATTTGAGTTCATGACAGaactaaatgttatttttttgtatttatacatttaaaaatgttttttatattttatatatatgtgtgtgtgtgtgtgcgtattttCTTTTGGAGGGAAATCATGTACAAGAACCAGAGTACATATCAGTCTTTCATAAACTGGCTGCCTGGAAGCaaagaataaagaaatgagaggcaGCTTAGACCCTCAAGAAAAGGATTTTGGTATTAATTTTACCGTAATTTGCACTTCTTCGatgcaggtgtgaatgtgaaggaCTGCATTGTAACCTGGACAGATGATGGATTTGTGTTCAATGATGACAATCTGTGGAGGAAACAGTTCCAGTGATCAGTTTCACTTTTGACATGAATCTAACAGTTTCTCTGTGACAGCCCCTCTAGCTGTAAAGCGTGAGACCATCACAGGAAGAAATGCTGCTGTGCATGTCGTGTCGATGGACTTATAaatccagcagagctgctgcGCGCACTGACCTGCGCGTCAAAGGTGCGCCCTGAGTGACACAGGCTCTCAGCATTGCACAGGATGAAGCCTGGCaggatctcctcctcctctatgCCTTTCAGCCGCAGCTTGAGGTTTTCGCCGGGCCCGGCGTCGTCCGTCTCCACATCATCGGACAGGAGACTCAACACTTCCACCACATGCTGTGAGAGCCAGATCAAATGGATGAAAGAACAAACGTGTATCCACATTCTCCACACTAAAACTGACAACAGTGGCAGTGATCTCCTTCATTCAGTAATTCTTGGGACTGCACTCGTTCATGTTCCAGATAAACTCTATAGCAGTTGGTTGAGTGTAGCTGATTACATCTGTACCCACACCACAATGCAAATGAATGCATTCAACTGTAAGCTGGTGAACAACCAATGAGAGTAGTACTCTTAAATCTATCTAAAACTTATGGAAGATGATGTCTTACCCTGTTTGGCATCATGACCAGCTGCTGTGCTTTACTGATAGAGCCGGACTCCAGTTTGCCCAGAATCACAGTGCCCATGTCCTGATGGAGATACAGAGGGTCACAGAGCAAGTCTTACTTGCCCAGTTTGCCACTTCCAATAATGCAGCAAAACTTCACATTATGTCCAAGTTCAACATGACAACAAATGACTTGCATGAAGTTGAGTTGCAAGAAGACAGGTGACACATATGGCGCCTACTTGCTAGCTGTGAAAGCACCATTATATGCTGTATTCACATACTGGTGCAATTAGGAGGTGGATGGTTCAGGGCAGATATCTCAGCTGGGACTGTGTCAGACATTTGTGTTTTCACGTGTTACGCCCATCTGCAATCCCTACTCTGTAGTGGCAGTGAGAGAGTTTCATGTGCTGCCTCTGCTAATTGCTGATTACCTGCACCTGATGAGGTGTGGATAAAGGTAGGTATGAGGTCAGCTTTGCGGGGTTCACCATTTTTGCTCTTCTGCTTGCTCGGGTGCAATGGTTTTAGCAGTGCTTACCATaggatacaaaataaaacagattttaaaactcTGGTGTCAGTCTCCACTTTATGCTTTTGAGCCGGGTCGTACCACGTGTGCCTCTTTCAGCTGATGAAGGTTCAGTGCATGTGAGGAAAAGGCTGGCCTGTGTCAGATTTCATGCTCACTTAGTCACAtgatgaggaggaagcgtagtcctaagcagaagccccgggtacaccaccaacctgttcacgtctctaaccgtttttctccactctgcgacacacccgccgaggaacaaactctggttattggtgactctgttttgagaaacgtgaagctagagacaccggcgaccatagtcaaatgtcttccaggggccagagcaggcgacattcatggaaatttgaaactgctggctaaggctaatcgtagatttggtaagatcgttattcacgtcggcagtaatgacacccggttacgccaatcggaggtcactaaaattaatattgactcggtgtgtaactttgcaaaaacgatgtcggactctgtagttttctctgggcctctccccaatcagaccaggagcgacatgtttagccgcatgttctccttgaatcgctggctgtctgagtggtgtccaaaaaatgacgtgggcttcatagataactggcaaagtttctggggaaaacctggtcttgttaggagagacggcatccatcccactttggatggagcagctctcatttctagaaatctggccaaatttattaaccctcctaaaaactgactacccagggttgagaccaggaagcagagttgcagtcttacacgcctctctgcagcttctctcctcctgccatccccccaaaaccccatccccatagagtcggtgcctgctcccagaccaccaaaaaccaaagctaaaatcagcaaaaagctatttaagcataaaaattcaaaaacaataaataatacagcttcatcaactgcaccaaagaataaaacaattaaatgtggattattaaacattaggtctctctcttccaagtccctattagtaaatgatttaataattgatcaacgtattgatttattctgccttacagaaacctggttatagcaggatgaatatgttagtttaaatgaatcaacacccccgagtcacagtaactgtcagaatgctcgaagcacaggtcgaggaggaggattagctgcaatcttcaattccagcttattaattaatcaaagacccagacaaagttttcattcttttgaaagcctgactcttagtcttgtccatcctaattgggaaaatcaaaaacctgttttatttgttattatctatcatccacctggtccttactcagagtttctgtctgatttctcagactttttatctgatttagtgctcagttcagataaaataattatagtgggtgattttaacatccatgtagatgctgagaatgacagcctcaacactgcatttaatctattgttagattcaattggcttctctcaaaatgtaaaggaacccacccaccactttaatcatactctggatcttgtcctaacatatggcatagaaactgaagacctaacagtattccctgaaagccccctcctgtctgatcatttcttagtaacatttacatttactttaatggattacacagcagtggggaataagttttattacagtagaagtctttctgaaagtgctgtaactaagtttaaggatctaattccttcattgttatgctcttcagtgccaacacagtgcagagcagctacctaaactctgctcccagtgaggtcgattatctcgtcaatagttttacatcctcactgcgtataactttggatactgtggctcctctgaaaaggaaagcttcaaatcagaagtgcctgactccgtggtataattcacaaacgcacagcttaaagcagataacccgaaagcttgagagggaatggcgtctcactaaattagaagatgctcatttagcctggaaaaagagtttgttgctctataaaaaagccctccgtaaagctaggacatcttactattcatcattaattgaagaaaataagaacaaccccaggtttgttttcagcactgtagccaggctgacaaagagtcagagctctgtagagccgagtattcctttcactttaactagtagtgacttcatggatttctttacaaataaaattttagacattcgagaaaaaattattcataaccatctcaaagattattcttcatgttcggctgctttcagcactgctggtatttgtttagactcttttgctccagttgatctttcagagttaacttcaatagttacttcctccaaaccagcaacatgtttattagatcccattcctactagactgttcaaagaagtctttccaattattgatgcttcaatcttaaaaatgatcaatcagtctttattagttggctatgtaccacagaccttcaaggtggctgtaattaaacctctgcttaaaaagccatcacttgacccagctgtcttagctaattataggccaatctccaaccttccttttctgtcaaagattcttgaaagagtagttgtaaaacagctaactgatcatctgcagaggaacggtttatttgaagagtttcagtcaggtttcagaattcatcacagtacagaaacagcattagtgaaggttacaaatgatcttcttacagcctctgacagtggactcatctctgttcttgtcctgttggacctcagtgcagcttttgatactgttgaccataacattttattacaaagattagagcttgctataggtattaaaggtactgcactgcagtggtttgaatcatatttatctcatagactccaatttgttcatgtaaatggggagtcttcttcacacactaaggttaattatggagttccacagggttctgtgctaggaccaattttatttacattatacatgcttcccttaggcagtattattagaaagcactgcatcaattttcattgttatgcagatgatactcagctttacctgtcaatgaagccagatgacacatcaattagttaaactgcaggaatgtcttaaagatattaaggcctggatgacctaatttcctgcttctaaattcagataaaactgaaattcttgttctcggccccacaaatcttagaaacatggtgtctaaccagatacttactctggatggcattactttggcctccagtaacagtgtgagaaatcttggagtcatttttgaccaggatatgtccttcaatgcacatattaaacaaatatgtaggaccgcttttttgcatttgcgcaatatttctaaaattagaaacatcctttctcagagtgatgctgaaaagctcattcatgcatttattacttctaggctggattattgtaattcattattatcaggctgtcctaaaagcttcctgaaaagccttcagctgatccaaaatgctgcagctagagtactgacagggactagaaagagagagcatatttctcccatattggcttctcttcattggctccctgttaaatctagaatagaatttaaaattcttctcctcacctacaaggtcttgaataatcaggcaccatcttatctcaaagacctcatagtaccatatcaccccaacagagcacttccctctcagactgctggcttacttgtggttcctaggatacttaagagtagaatgggaggcagagccttcagctttcaggcgcctcttctgtggaaccagcttccagcttggattcgggagacagacaccctctctatttttaagattaggcttaaaactttcctttatgataaagcttatagttagagctggatcaggtgaccctgaaccatcccttagttatgctgctataggcctagtctgctggggggttcacataatgcacggtttctcattcaccttatttactttgtttatactccactctgcatttaatcattaattgatattaatctctggctctcttccacagcatgtctttctctcccctcagcccaaccggtcgcggcagatgaccccccctccctgagcctggttctgctggaggtttcttcctgttaaagggagtttttcctttccactgtcgccaagtgcttgctcatagggggtcgttttgactgttgggttttctctgtattattgtagggtctttacccacaatacaaagcgccttgaggcgacagtttgttgtgatttggcgctatataaataaaattgaattgaattgaattgatgttTAAGTGCACAATGATTTTAATGAAGCTTGCGAGCTTGTGCTAAAATAGCCccaactgcaaaaacacaactaGCACAGTAAACTGAGCACTGACAAATACCACACATTCATATGTGGTGACTGAGAACACATTCCAACCACAACACCTTTATTTCATCACATGCACTCAGTCATCAAATGCTTGGTCATGCAGTGGAAGGACGTTGGGaatgttttgctgtttgttgcAGTATCTAATGTGGGAATGAGAGCGTTACCTTGTATTTGTCTACGATGGGCAATCTTACAGGACCGTCGCTTGATCTGTTGAAATTTGGCAAACTGTCCAAGTGTGGAATAAAAGGTAGACCTCTGCAATAAGATCAAAGTTAGACATGAGATATCGTTTGTCTATTCAGTCACCATAGTGACAGaggtgctggggggggggggggtacttacGTATACCACGAGCACATGTCAGCAGGCTCCTTCAGGTTGGCTCCTGTCAGCCCAGAGCATGGCATGAAGTGTATGTCTTTCTTGGGGTTGAAGCCCACTTTCTTCAAAAATGGCACTAGTTTCTCTTTACACTCTTCATACCTGCAGGGTTCAGACACAGGGTGAATCTAAACACCTTCAaaggaggagaggtggcaggcTGACCAACACATATATCAGCATGCATGATGTGAGGAAAATGTGACGTGTGTtcccagacttttttttaaaactacattTCAAACATGCTTCTGTTGAAAGAGGTCAAATGCTGACAGGATGAGTGTCAATGACCTCTCACGGATTTTATTTCAGGCTCCTAAAATGACGTTCATAttgaagtgaaactgaaaacagcATTTACAGGACAGCAGAACATAAAATGTGTCTGCCAGTAACCACCACATAAGACTGAAGTCTCTTATTTAGTACACTGACTATTAAACACCACATGTACTTTAAAAGCTTTGGTTAACAGTTATCTGACATTATTATGAAATGTAAATCCACTAATAATCTACACCATATGATTACAGATTAAGCCAGTGAAAAACTGGTTCTTAAATCTTTAGgattgtgtgcatgcatgcggaGCTTAAGCTGCTGTTTAGTGAACACACCTCTCCAGGCTCCAGTTGACTGTAGGATCATCCATTTTATTCACCAGAACTATCAGGTGCTTGACACCTGCTGTTTTGGCCAGCATGGCATGCTCCCGTGTCTGCCCGCCTTTCTCAAAGCCGGTTTCAAACTCGCCCTTCCTGGCAGAGATCACCTggggaacaaaacacacactcactttgTGCTATCGCCTGatgtaataaaaatacagtgaaaCCAGATTAGCTTTAGAATAGCCGATTCCCAGCAGTGACAGGGTAAGAGGTGAGGTACACACTGGACAGGTGGCCAGTCTATGGCAGGGTTTTATCAAAACTCTGATTACAGTTGTACAGTTCATGTGATGTGTCACAGACTTCATCGCGACAAAActggataaaaacaaaaacattaaaataattgtttgtttttactcctAAAAAATTGttataaataacagaaaatgtcaGGCTTTGTCCAAAACACTCAGGTTTCATTTCATCAGACCACAAATATCTACACCCAGGAAGCCTCTGCCTTCTCTAAGTGCTGCTCTGCAAATGCCAAACCTGCCTCCATGTGCTTGGGCTTGAGACTGGAGTCTTCCTGGGTTTCAGGCAGCATTATAGAGTTTACTGAAGTGTAGTCCTTGCAATGTGTATGCCAGAGTCTGACAAATTCTTCAAGCTGGCCTTGAAAGTGGTTCTGAGATTACTGCTGAATCCTAGCACAACGTTCTGGGCCAAGGCTGGGAGGCTTTGGGCCTCTGACCTTAATCTTTGAAACTGCTCAGCGAGTGCTCCTGAACTTCTCGATGGAGCGTACAGTGGTAAACTTGGAATCACTTTGCAACAGCCTTGTAGCCTTGGCCCTCTTCACTGGGCAGTCCTTAACCTTAATCACAGCTAACACTTGACAGAACGGTGTTTAGATGGTGTATCCTGCTTTTACCGTCCCAAAAACTAAAAGGTTTTAGAAGGCCTAggaatttcacattttcagttaTAAccaaaccctaaccctacaGTGACTTTTCTGAGCACTGACATTTTATATTATTCTCAACTATGACAAAGTTAAAAAGTGTTTAATTAAAGTgaaacacgcacatccaaaaaATTAACCAGGGTGCTGGATCCAAGCGAAACTCaataaaaaaaggaggaggtccaCACACCAAAGAGCTCCTTGGAAAATTTGAATCCATCAATGTTAAAACAGTGACGTTTCGGGCTGCagtgcccttcttcagacttaacaaGGTAATGCTacacacctgtttaaataaccGCCTGACACCAAGAGGTTGAGTGACAGGTGCCGATCAATGTCCAAGAAAAAGATAGGACAAAGACAACACTAGCAATCGTGGATATACCAGAATAGTCAATATCCCATAAATAAGCAACACAGAGAAGACCATTCTTAAAAACCTCACGTAAGTATAGCATACCAAAAACATCTAAGAATACAACATTACAACAATCCTCATCACAATATAAaaataagggggaaaaaaatgattttttttctgcaaccgCTAGTTCACTCTTTACCCTCATATATTAAAGACTCCATGGACTTCCTTAAATTGACTCAGACCATGAAGTTTACAGATGCCCCTCACTTGTGGGTTACGTTAGATATAGAATCTCTTTACACACGTACCGTTCCAGGCTGGCATGATGGCGGCCGGTTATTTTTTGGATCAGCGATCCGACTTGATGCCCTCTACTACTAATATTATTCAACTTATAGAAACAGTACTGTCTCTCAATTACTTTGTTTGGATCAGAGTACTTTTTACAAATTTCAGGCACAAGTATGGGATCAAGAATGGCCCTGAGTTTTGCCTCCTTGTACGTAGGTTTttttggaaaaggaaaaaaaaaaaaactgtctttgaCAGTACTGTCGATCCATTTTTTTCCTATATCGTAATGGAGCAGGTACATTgatgacattttctttgtatGGTCTGGATCTGTAACCCAACTGAGTTTTTTGCCTTTATCAACAACAATTCTTAGAATCTTAAGTTTACAATGGAATATGATGCTCAATCGATCCATTTTTTGGACATCAGTCTACTCAGGAGTGGCAACCGACTCgaaactgatttattttgcaAGAGCACAGATAAGAATACAATCCTGCATGGATTATCCTTCCATCCCCTGTCTTTAAAAAAGAGCTTACCTGTGTCTCAATTTAATCGTATTCATCGCATTTGTAGTTCTAATGAAAAGTTTCACTTACAATCAGACAGCGTAGAAAATCGTTTTAAAGCACATCAATATAAACATGCGTGGATTACTGAAGCACATGCCCGTTTTTCCTCATTTGTCTCAACTTGATTGTTTACATTCTACCAAAGCTAAAAAGGTAAGCAATGACTCAGTGTAAATTTTACACGTCATGACCACTTTCCGTCATCCACGGTCAGGTAAGCGCTTCACTATAAAGGGTAACATTACATGCGAAACCAATAATGTCATTTATATGTTGAAATGTCCGTGTGGTCTGGCGTATGTCGGCAAAACCACATGACCACTGAAAACTCGTATATCAGAGCATCGGTCTAATATCCACAACCAGAACACCAAAAGTTCTGTAGCACTGCATTTCACACAGGCCGCACACAGTGTTTCTTCATTGCAGTTTTTGGCATAGAAACTGTCACTCTATCACCACGCAGAGGTGACATTAATTCCCTCCTACTAAAAAGATAAGCATATTGGATATTCACACTCAATACCCTTTCTCCGTTCAGGCTCAATGAAGAATTTGACTTAAGACCCTTTTTATAATTGCCTTCTTTGTCAGTTGCCACTTCTAGTACATATGGGCTAGTGTAATGCTTTCAATCTCTATCGAAAAATTCATTGTTGTGTCCAGTTTTGTATGGACGATGTTAAACAATATCATGTGTATATATGACACCGTACTGTGGGACCTTTTGTTGTTCGTTGATCTGAGATGAATCTTTTAATGTGCACTTCTAATTTAGtcgtattttttttccccttattctTATATTGTGACGAGGATTGTTGTAACGTTGTATTTCTCACTATCAGCTACTGACAGCTGTTCAGGGACCGAGGCCAGCTGCTAGATTtggggaatccccactttctcaATTTCAttcaataatggtcaagtaggtatagccaatcagacagcacaatatgatcacatgattatgTAAGTGAATCAGTATGAGAAAGAGGCATATATtctcatagcattagcagcctgaaattcTCCATGTTGTTTAAGCTCTACTTCAGATAAAAACAGCCCATGCGTACTAAACAttcaggaatatgaatattgtgttgcaAAGAGTCTATAGactggaaaggtaaaacctcacagacGAATGGACAGGATGACGACATCATACTTCCGCTTTCTTTAGCGTGGGAGGATAAAACATTCAgtattttttcagtattttatctCTTGAAATATTCTAATATAATTTTGAAGCTCTATTGCCCACCACTATTAAATACACACCTTTGTGCATAAACAGAACAATGATTGGATTTGTCTCATTTACTTTAGGCAGTACAAGACCACAAGGCACAAACTGAAATAAAGCCACAAGCAGCGATGATCGGGCCCTTGCACGGTTGAGCCGTACTGCACtcggaggttgctgtggtcggGAGAGTCGCAGGCTTACCTGGATAACGTCAGCCCAGTAGGCTACTTGTACCTTGCGTCATTTGGCCACTCAACGGCTCTCGTGCCCTCGGCAAGTTCCCACTAATTACATGTCATGGTGCAGTATGTAACGCCTGCACCCATCAATGAAAATGTAATGATCATGGAATAATGATTATCAGTCTACCGCTGATTTCATGtctccactaggtggcgttatgagtgtgaggCGATGCTGGTAGATAGATGTGTCCAGACTTTCACACTCCCATGAAGCACGTGAAGTTTGGAACAGACTGGCgaatgtacactgctcaaaaagataaagggaacacttaaacaacaaaacataactCCAAGtgaatcaaacttctgtgaaatcaaactgtccatttaggaagcaacactgattgacaattaatttcacatgctgttgtgcaaattgaatagacaacaggtggaaattattggcaattagcaagacacactcaataaaggagtggttctgcaggtggggaccacagaccacttctcagtacctatgctttctggctgatgttttgatcacttttgaatgttggtggtgctttcacactcgtggtagcatgagacggactctacaacccacacaagtggctcaggtagtgcagatCATCCAGGATgccacatcaatgcgagctgtggcaagaaggtttgctgtgtctgtcacagcataggagggcaacaaccctcCTATGGCCTCTACCTCTGCCTTTCTGCAAGGACCGCTACCTATGCCTTTCtgcaaggagaaacaggaggagcactgccagagtcctgcaaaatgacctccagcaggccacaaatgtgcatgtgtctgcacaaacggttagaaactgactccatgaggatggtatgagggcccgacatccacaggtgggggttgtgctcacagcccaacaccatgcaggacgcttggcatttgccagagaacaccaggattggcaaattcgccactggcgccctgtgctcttcacagatgaaagcaggttcacactgagcacatgtgacagacgtgacagagtctggagacgccgtggagagcgatctgctgcctgcaacatccttcagcatgactggtttggcagtgggtcagtaatggtgtgggatggcatttctttggagggccgcacagccctccatgtgctc is from Archocentrus centrarchus isolate MPI-CPG fArcCen1 unplaced genomic scaffold, fArcCen1 scaffold_58_ctg1, whole genome shotgun sequence and encodes:
- the gspt1l gene encoding G1 to S phase transition 1, like isoform X1, coding for MDPRDTAPDSWEQEDDVEATIDGQLEPAFTTLNVNAKPFVPNVNAAEFVPAFAMKAPPGNVDSTVAVEKTSTMEVSEGTAPMENGDTEMTTEEPWDQKEVEQSEEEPGGRDRGPAVPDETAPEMMMEEEEEVPVPKVPPTQPDAPKKEHINVVFIGHVDAGKSTIGGQIMYLTGMVDKRTLEKYEREAKEKNRETWYLSWALDTNQEERDKGKTVEVGRAYFETEKKHFTILDAPGHKSFVPNMIGGASQADLAVLVISARKGEFETGFEKGGQTREHAMLAKTAGVKHLIVLVNKMDDPTVNWSLERYEECKEKLVPFLKKVGFNPKKDIHFMPCSGLTGANLKEPADMCSWYTGLPFIPHLDSLPNFNRSSDGPVRLPIVDKYKDMGTVILGKLESGSISKAQQLVMMPNRHVVEVLSLLSDDVETDDAGPGENLKLRLKGIEEEEILPGFILCNAESLCHSGRTFDAQIVIIEHKSIICPGYNAVLHIHTCIEEVQITALICLVDKKTGEKSKTRPRFVKQDQVCIARLRTAGTICLETFKDFPQMGRFTLRDEGKTIAIGKVLKLVAERD
- the gspt1l gene encoding G1 to S phase transition 1, like isoform X2 is translated as MEVSEGTAPMENGDTEMTTEEPWDQKEVEQSEEEPGGRDRGPAVPDETAPEMMMEEEEEVPVPKVPPTQPDAPKKEHINVVFIGHVDAGKSTIGGQIMYLTGMVDKRTLEKYEREAKEKNRETWYLSWALDTNQEERDKGKTVEVGRAYFETEKKHFTILDAPGHKSFVPNMIGGASQADLAVLVISARKGEFETGFEKGGQTREHAMLAKTAGVKHLIVLVNKMDDPTVNWSLERYEECKEKLVPFLKKVGFNPKKDIHFMPCSGLTGANLKEPADMCSWYTGLPFIPHLDSLPNFNRSSDGPVRLPIVDKYKDMGTVILGKLESGSISKAQQLVMMPNRHVVEVLSLLSDDVETDDAGPGENLKLRLKGIEEEEILPGFILCNAESLCHSGRTFDAQIVIIEHKSIICPGYNAVLHIHTCIEEVQITALICLVDKKTGEKSKTRPRFVKQDQVCIARLRTAGTICLETFKDFPQMGRFTLRDEGKTIAIGKVLKLVAERD